The Ciconia boyciana chromosome 7, ASM3463844v1, whole genome shotgun sequence region TGTCCTCTTTGCTGGCAGAAGCTCAGTGTGCTTCTGGCCAGCATGGCTGCTATGAGTGCTGGTGAATGCCCTCTGTGTTGTTCACCCCTTTCTCAGCAGGGTCTCGAACAGCAGGCTCTTCCACCGCCCTGCTTCCCTCGCAGCTCTGCCTGACATGCTAGCAGCCCATGGAGGGCCCCGCACTTAGAGGTGCTCTTTGGGGCTGAGAAATTGTGGCTTCCTGGGTTTCTTTGTCACCGTGAATAGTGTTGGTGGGAAAGGATGGAAGAAGTGCAGTACAATTGGGAGCTGAGGGAGGAGGGACTGCCCTTGTCCTGTTCCTACTGGTAGAGCCATCATGGAGACCCTTGGAAAACTCAAGGACAGACATTTTCTGCCTGCATGGATTTGTACCTGCCTTGGCGAAGTCCAAGGAGGGTGTCCAAGCCCCGTGGGATGTTATGGGCCTGAAGGACCCTGTGCTGTTAGTCCCTTTCTCATGTGCACTGAGGCTGGCCATGAAGACCCTTGCTTCAAACGTGTATGAGCAGAGGGGACCCATCAGCACGAGGCAAGTCCTGGCAGTCTTGGAATAACAAATAGCACttctgaaatgtggaaaaacCAAACTTCTCCTATAATTAAGGCAAATGTCTCCTCTGCAGATGCTTTTAAACACCAGAGTTTTGGGGCACAAACGCAGGACTGTCCTATTTCACAAGTGTGTGCGTGGTGCCAAGCCCGGCCCCACTTGGCTAGGCTTCTGTTAAATTCCTCGGCCAAGGTGCATAGTTTCATAGTTTCAGCTCAGCCAAGTGTTTGTTTTACACGAGTTTAAAAGACTGCAGGGACCATTTTGGCAACAAAACTGactgtttttctaaacaaaaatcaTTATCTTCTCAATCTTGCTCATAATGTATTTCTGGAGTCAAGACCCAAcaacccagaaaacaaacaaagtgGCTTCACCTGCCTCCTCTAGCTTTGGTCTGCTACTGACCACAGAAAGGTGGTTTGTAATCCTTATCAGTTAGTCCAGTCACCATCCTGCTCAGGTGATAtgcattgaaatgaaaaaaaccttggttttatttattaaaagttaCATATTGTTTAGCTAATTTTAAGCTATTTAGTTTTTGTGGGCAAGAGGTCCTTCAACATGCAATTCGTGATACATGCTTAAGGATCTCCCTGGATCAGGGCATCCTGTACGCTGTTTACATGcaccatttaaaaatctttcctaaACTGGAATATGACAGTCAATGCATTTGCTAATTTCCaccccccctccttttccccccccccccaccttttaGATTGGGACCAAGGAAGTCTTGAAATATGCCCCAGATTTATTCGTCATATTAAACTGATCACTAGTCCACAGGATTATTTCCGTTCTGTCCTCATCTGAGTCGTTCATGCACATGGTGCATGCAGAGGtctggctgagcagcagcgAACGCAGCCATGCATCATCTATTTGGGCTGGTTTTGGCACAAAAGGACCTTTCACGTGCAGGGGATCTTTTCTCCTTAGAGGATGCTGAAATTGAAGGAAGCCTCTCAGAAGCTCTTGAACAAATAAGAATAATTAGTTCATCTGTGGTAAGTGAAACACTGTCCTTAATCATTTTTCATGAGATTAAATGtactgtataaataaaatattaaagacagGGACATACACAATTTAAGTTTCTGAAAAACTCAAGAATGCCGAGCAGAGTGTAAGGTTTAAAAACGTGGTAACCAAATCCAGTTCCCACTAGCTGGATTTcctttaaagatatttcaagTTCATCTTTATCATAATTCTTATTAAATAGTTATTTAAGGCATATTAAAGATTAACAGGAGGTTACAGGTACACTGCATGTATAATGTGTATTCTGCTTGCAGCAGAAAGTGTTCTGAATGATGGTAGGCTCACGAATTTTGGtaaactctttaaaaatgctgtccaaggagaaaaaaaaaagctctttattCTTACTGCTTCCAGTCTgctgaagggaagggaaagtcTTTTTTGAGCCTTAGGGTATTCAATTAGCAACACGTACATGTTCTCACAACTCTGCTTTTCTGGCACTTCATATAGCATGTGATTTTAGAAATCAGTTTTGGCAATGTGCAAACCTCTGACTCTCAGAGCATTGATCACGGCGTTGCCGGTTGCGACAAGAACGGACTCATCCATCAGGACAGCCACTGTACACCGGCTCTTCTCTTTGGTCGTTTCTTTAACAGCAATTACATCTGCACGCTCTTTCAGAACATTAATCGCGTTACTTTGGCCGATGCCTCTGCTGTTTGTGGTGTGCTTTGACTCGCCTAACTGCAGATTATCAGGAATTTGATAGAAATTCCCTCTAATATACTTTGGGAGAGAAAATGCCTGAATTTGCCACAAAACGTTTTCACAAACACACCAGCCTGCATAAAGCGGCTGAAGCATCCCGCAGAGCCAtcccctgcctcccagctgcCGAGCGGCCGTTCCCACCAGAGGGCCCTGGAGATCCGGAGCTGCTCCAGCGCTGCCCTGTGCCTGCTGTCTGAGCAGCCGGGATTTGACACATGGTTTTCCCCAAATGTGAGGAGTTTCACGTTCACCGCTCTGCTCTCCGTGTCCACGCACAGCCAGCGACCGTGACTCTTGTCAGGGGTTTGCTCTTGGGCCGTCCCAGGCAGCGGCTGTTAAATTGTTCACCTCTTTATCAATAGGTAGTcttatacaaaagaaaaagtgtgttttctgtttttaataagtGCGTGGATTTTTCTGTCATGCCAAGCAAAACTTGTAGAGGGCTAGCTGCGAATAAAGGCAGAGAATTGCTTTAAGACAGACCCAAACGTCGTGGCTTCTGCCTGTGATACGCTGGCATACCATGCTGCAGCGCAGAGCCCCCAGACCTAACTCTGGAGCTGCTCTTCTGCAAGCTAGCGCTGAACTTGGCTCCAGCCCTTTAAAAATGACCATGCTTTATCTAGCAAAAACAATGACTTTTGGTTAATGCTTCAGTCTGTCTTTtatcttcattaatttttaggGTGGAATAGCACAGGTTAGACCAAGGGACGGTGATTGTGTATTCTGGGTCTTAAGTTATGGCAAAGCGCTGCTGTTTCCTATCCACGTGGCATCGGTGTCAGTTATTACGGGGGATTACAGGATTTTGTGATAAAGCCtatttaattaacttttatttgtGTTACATTGATAGTAATTGAAACTAACTGTGTTTACATCAGAGACTTGACATGATGTGAAATATTTGGGACCCTGCATTTGGCTATATATATTGTGGATATAACAATGCCAGTTTCAGTTTTAGGATGGAGAAGAGGGCCTGCGAGAGTGGTTCTAAGGCGTGCAGCTGCAATCGCTGGTCAAGAAGGCCGTGCTTCAAGACAGACTACTAAAAATCATTTGATAACATAATCTATACCTTTCACAATAATGAGAATTAAGACCTAAAACAGTGAATTGTCTATGGGATGACTAATTCCTGTGTTTAATCACACTAAATGTTTGTTGTAAAGGTGGAAGTGAGAAAATGGACATTGAACCATTACAAAAACTTCATGTCTGCAGGTTGGTTTTGTGGGGTCCTTGAAAAGGAGGGGCATTCATTGGCAAATGTCTTTTCATTTGAACCAGGACTACCAGACCAATGACAATGACCAGGCTGTGGTGGAAATCTGCATCACTCGCATCACCACTGCCATCAGGGAGACGGCATCTATAGAAAAGCATGGGAAAGCCCTCGTGGCTCTCTGGGAATCATGTCTAGAACACAACCTGAAGCCTTCTGGAAAAGATGAGGACACGCCACATGCAAAAATTGCATCCGATATCATGAGCTGTATCTTGCAGGTAAGGCTGAGCTGAAAGCAAGGGAGTGTAATGCATTCATTGGCTATTtggttttatcttttaaaatgcagttgtaCTTTATGTTTTCTGAGGGTACATGGGAGTggttgcatttctttaaaatgaagaatatgaTCCCGATTGTTAACGGATATTGTTACATGCGTATGGTATCTGTTGCAGTGAATCAAAAGTTTTGGCAGCTTCCTTATCTTTAGAAGTGTCTTGACTGTTTAGTGCCACATTTCATTATCTTAATGCTCCATTAATTCTaagtatttgcatttcatgGAAGTATTAAAGTGGGAGACATAGGACTATCATTTTCTGTGGTTACAGAAAGAttcatttgaaagcatttaatatTAGGGAAGAGGTTATTCTTTCAAACCATTCTGGAAGGCAGCAAAATGCCAAAGAGAGTTTAATGACATGAAATTTAGGTCATTAGATACGCTGTCAAGTGAGGAGGATCTCACTTAACATTTCGATTGTGAAAGCTGAATCCAGGTTACAACACAGAAAACTGACTTCTGAACTAAAATCTGATTGCTACTTCTCTAAATAGAGGACTAGAAAGAAGTTACGCTCTGGCCAGAAGTGTTGGAATAATTTCTTAGAATATGTTACTAAATGTTAGAGGCAGCAACAGCaagactgaaaaagcatttatgtCCCAAAAACATTTGCTAGAAGAACAGCTGAAGCTGGGCCCTATTTGACCTCAGTAGTCTATGAACTATCGCTCCCTGTGAATGCAAGACTAAAAAGAAGACATCTTGGTATATAGCAGCCTTTTGGGGATAGGAATGGGCTATTCCAAGGCTTTCTAAGAAAGCTGAGGGTGAAAAGCCATTTaaagggggggaagggggaatcTGGTATTAAATCAGGGtgagtttggggtttgggttgtttgtttgtttgtggtttgttgttgtttttttagcCAGGACTGCAGGCAATATCATTCCTTGTTGGGAAAGCAGTATAATACACTGGAGAGACCCGCAGAGAAACCTATGTGCACAGTCATGTAACTGGAAGCAGAAATCAGGCTTATTTCCAGAGTTTCAGCTGTGGGTGCAATTCATGGGGACCAGCTCCATATCAGATGCTGGTTCTCCAGCAACTGCTGGAGAAACAGTTGCTATGAAGTGCCTTTCCACACAGCCTACTCTGGGGTGATGTCTGCAGTACGTCTGCTGTTTCATAGTTGCTTTCTTTACCTCTGCCTCTAAATCAGAtgtgggggtgtttttgttctttcattataaaaattCAGGCGATAGTGGCACAAGTATGTCACTGTCCCATGAAAGGTACTGCTTAGCCCCTTGTAGGATATATTGTTCCATAGACTTATTGAGATTCCTCATCCAGTTTGGCTGAAAGTGTTTAAAGtccaaaagaagcaaagagTTTCAGAAAAAGTAACATCAATGCTGAATTTGCTTCaatgaaattttactttacAATGGTCGGTTCTGTTTACCTCCAGTCTGTCACTCTGAAGATGCACAAAAAAGTGTAttatagcaaaatattaaaagaagaaaaaaacctccttttCTGAAGCCCGGGTTCTCATTGATTTTGGTTTGGGAAGTGTAGAGGTTTAGTCTAGCCAGGCATTTGGTCAAGACTGTGGTGAGGCTTAGCAAGATTTCTTCTGCGCTGCCCTGGCATCTCTGAGCCGTGATCCATAAGCTGCACCCTGGTGCACGGCACAGTAACTCATCCTGTGAAGGTGAGTGGTATATCAGGGGGTTGTGtcccctctgcctttccctgtgAATGACTGGCTTTGGTAGGGACCGTGCTTTCTGACAGGCAATGCGTTCCTGGAGGTGTTGCCTAAtctccctctctgtcttgtGTCCCTGGAGGTGAGACAGTAACTGCGTTTGGATACCAGTAGCAGCACAGCTTCAACTTTCCCGATGAGAGACTGTACATTGTAAAATCATGTTTTGTCTTTGTGGTACTTAGAAATCATGCTTCATGAGAACGCTGAAGTATGCAATGGCTTGTCTAAGCTTTCAGTTTGTGCTGTTGGCAACTGTGTGCCTAAATCAAGCTAGCTCATATCCAAATGTTTTAGGGATTGCACTGTGGTGCAGATTACTTAAAGAAAGGAGTTCATTGAAATGAGAAAGTTATGAAAGTACATTTACTGCTCCCTGAAACAGAGCTATTACCAGCAAGTTCTTTTGCATAAAGAAAGAAGGCATAAAATGAGTTTTTATACAATACATGAGGGATAGTTGAAGTAGTAATGAATATCTGACAGCTGGGTTGAATCTCACAGCATGTTTCTGTTGATATTAGCAGCAGGGAGGTCCCCTAGGTTTGCAAACATCACTATATCATATtattgaaatctgtttttcattgtCACCTTCACATTTTCGTAAGTGTGTATTCATGCCCTGATATTTATAATGGAACGAACAAAACCTTTCTCCTTCCATCTgaattaaaaccttttcttaactattttatctttattgtaggaaaaaaaaattgttctttggaATTTTCTTAGATCTTTTAAATCGTAGTCAGAGGGCCAAACcttattttcatagaatcatagaaccatagaatgctttggattggtAGGGACCTTTCAAAGCTATCTAGTCCACCCcctctgcaagagcagggacatcttccactagatcaggttgctcagagccccgcccaacctgaccttgaatgtttccagggatggggcctccactacctctctgggcaacctgggccagtgcttcaccaccctcattgtaaaaaatttctttcttaaatccagcctaaatctgccctcccttactttaaaaccattgctccttttCCCATTCCTTCTGCATGGAGTCCTAGAGTATAACTTGGAGGCAGAATTTGGCTCCTACTCAGTAGTGCCTCTCAGCAAAATATAGTGAGGCATTATGTCAACTTAAGCATGCCGCTGCATAAAGCTCTGTTCATTTTAAGGGCTTTTCTCATTAAAGACGCAGTTCTTGGTTGTATGGCAGTTGCCATGATGAGCTATCTTGACACctaggagctgctgcagccccttctTCCTTAGGGGCTGGCAGAAAGGGACTGTCTTGGAGTGGCTGCAGCACTCCGCTGCCTGGCAGGTCTCTGTTGCAAGGAGACATCCTCATAGCCGGTTAAACTTGGCTCTTTTGCATTGGTTGAGTAGCACAATGCAGCCTTAATTAGGGTCGGTCCTGCTCTCTGTGAGGCTAATGGCAAAGGCAGTTACTGCTGatggaggcagagctggcctAGGAGGCAATGTAGCAGGGTATATGGAACAACagatttgtgttttttctcaggtctgaatttatttttttcagtggtgctcCAGAATGAGCATGTGTTAAGTCTGGACTGCCTTTCTTTAcactattttgtttctttccg contains the following coding sequences:
- the VEPH1 gene encoding ventricular zone-expressed PH domain-containing protein homolog 1 isoform X12; the encoded protein is MHHLFGLVLAQKDLSRAGDLFSLEDAEIEGSLSEALEQIRIISSSVDYQTNDNDQAVVEICITRITTAIRETASIEKHGKALVALWESCLEHNLKPSGKDEDTPHAKIASDIMSCILQNYNRPPVMALAVPVAVKFLQRGNKELCRNMSSYLSLAAIAKADLLADHTGTIVKSVLQGHCTERGFESGFALAQCWDLECFS